A region from the Triticum aestivum cultivar Chinese Spring chromosome 3D, IWGSC CS RefSeq v2.1, whole genome shotgun sequence genome encodes:
- the LOC123074602 gene encoding GATA transcription factor 15, with protein MLHEAAPCTCGLLYGSCGGGCSMLFAAAPGDHHYYSKQCGDDGSYGGSVDCTLSLGTPSTRRAEAGVRAPAAGLPWEAMPSCNGRQDIGPARADQSNAGAASARRCANCDTTSTPLWRNGPRGPKSLCNACGIRYKKEERRAAAAAVAPTALASDSGIEYAYGYARHHQQQQQQQQWGCYGPAVAKAASYGMFGDAAAEDGPCLPWGLGVMPSSPAFGSVREMTSLFQYY; from the exons ATGCTGCACGAGGCGGCGCCATGCACGTGCGGGCTGCTCTAcggcagctgcggcggcggctgctccATGCTGTTCGCCGCGGCGCCGGGGGACCACCACTACTACAGCAAGCAATGCGGCGACGACGGCTCCTACGGCGGCTCCGTCGACTGCACGCTCTCGCTCGGCACGCCCTCCACCAGGCGCGCCGAGGCCGGGGTCCGCGCGCCGGCGGCCGGGCTGCCGTGGGAGGCGATGCCCAGCTGCAACGGCAGGCAGGATATCGGCCCGGCGCGCGCGGATCAGAGCAATGCCGGCGCCGCGTCCGCTCGCCGGTGCGCCAACTGCGACACCACCTCCACCCCGCTCTGGAGGAACGGGCCACGTGGACCAAAG TCATTGTGCAATGCGTGCGGAATCCGGTACAAGAAGGAGGAGAGGCGCGCGGCGGCCGCCGCGGTGGCGCCGACGGCGCTGGCATCGGACAGCGGGATCGAGTACGCGTACGGGTACGCGCggcaccaccagcagcagcagcagcagcagcagtggggGTGCTACGGCCCGGCCGTGGCGAAGGCGGCGTCCTACGGGATGttcggcgacgcggcggcggaggACGGGCCGTGCCTGCCATGGGGGCTCGGCGTCatgccctcgtcgccggcgttcgGGTCCGTCCGGGAGATGACAAGCCTGTTCCAGTACTACTAG